In Crateriforma spongiae, the following proteins share a genomic window:
- a CDS encoding glycosyltransferase family 2 protein, protein MPQPVPRLSLCFPIFNKGAYIDDVLHSFVDYVDLDQCEFVFFDNGSTDESSARIAHWQDRLGAVVHRSEHVLPINESWIAALRYGTADYRKLCLGDDACVADPGPVVQKMQANDWDFAVGLTKVISNDPKLGGSYYNRVHEFRQKIHADLTPEQKAEMLLSIDDSTFNPFGDINAWIFSASCLSVIPDCGKTYNGMMSFPDLELTLRSFLSKRGGFVDEILSSFTYNDDSPAVRIQTSANLRAHYALCKASICWEYLYDANLTESVPDDWIGPLRRQAWRSHLRTILADCGDADLIAVLRDVLGENRHLENASKRSLRRRIKDTLREWKR, encoded by the coding sequence ATGCCCCAACCCGTGCCACGATTGTCGTTGTGTTTCCCGATTTTCAATAAGGGTGCATACATCGATGACGTGTTGCATTCGTTCGTGGATTACGTCGATTTGGATCAATGCGAGTTTGTCTTCTTTGATAACGGCAGCACGGACGAATCGTCCGCAAGAATCGCCCACTGGCAGGACCGCCTTGGTGCGGTCGTTCACCGCAGCGAGCACGTGCTGCCCATCAATGAAAGCTGGATCGCCGCGTTGCGGTACGGCACGGCGGACTATCGCAAGCTCTGTCTGGGCGACGACGCCTGTGTCGCGGATCCCGGCCCGGTCGTTCAAAAGATGCAGGCTAATGACTGGGACTTTGCCGTCGGTTTGACAAAAGTGATCAGCAACGATCCCAAGCTTGGAGGGAGCTATTACAACCGAGTCCACGAATTTCGGCAGAAGATTCACGCCGACTTAACGCCGGAACAAAAAGCAGAAATGCTGTTGTCGATCGACGACAGTACCTTCAATCCATTCGGTGACATCAATGCGTGGATTTTTTCTGCGTCTTGCCTGTCGGTCATTCCTGATTGTGGAAAAACCTACAACGGGATGATGTCGTTTCCGGATCTCGAGTTGACCCTTCGGAGCTTCCTGTCCAAGCGTGGCGGTTTCGTTGACGAAATCCTTTCCAGCTTCACCTACAACGATGACAGTCCGGCGGTACGAATCCAAACGTCCGCTAATTTGCGGGCGCACTACGCACTGTGCAAAGCCTCCATTTGCTGGGAATACCTTTACGATGCAAATCTCACTGAATCCGTCCCGGATGATTGGATCGGACCGCTGCGCCGACAGGCTTGGCGATCTCACCTGCGCACCATCCTGGCCGATTGCGGTGACGCCGACTTGATCGCCGTTCTACGCGATGTGCTGGGTGAAAACCGACATCTGGAAAACGCCAGCAAACGGTCGCTGCGACGACGCATCAAAGACACGCTTCGCGAATGGAAACGCTAA
- the rfbH gene encoding lipopolysaccharide biosynthesis protein RfbH: MQDFADFSDQTLKEQILQMTAEYSRRCHQQNRPADDAVTAKFVAGETTIPYAGRVFDEQEVVAAVDSTLDFWLTLGREGEKFESGLADYLGVRRSLLVNSGSSANLVALSALTSHKLPKEKRIMPGDEVITVAAGFPTTVSPIIQCGARAVFIDADPVTGNPECEQLESAYRPGKTKAVMFAHALGNPFDLSATIQFCRQHDLWLIEDNCDALGCEYSVPDDSPVQSMDPKAVRDDSGRLSKPTGSWGDLSTQSFYPPHHLTLGEGGAVNVVRQPALKVLVESFRDWGRDCWCPSGKDDTCNKRFAWQLGELPEGYDHKYIYSHLGYNLKPLDIQAAIGVQQLAKLDRFVQARKDNWQRLRAGLADLEDVIEFSLPTHATRWNSDGSFDWDSTGCRTECSWFGFKMSVRDGAPFGRTDLARHLDQAKIGNRMLFGGNLVRQPAFVALRRDNPDAFRVIGDLTGADAIMNQTVFIGTFPGLTGPMIDYIIDSIQQFVKSARRRPLRQTAA, translated from the coding sequence ATGCAAGACTTTGCGGATTTCTCCGACCAAACACTGAAAGAACAGATTCTTCAGATGACCGCCGAATACAGTCGGCGTTGCCATCAACAGAATCGCCCGGCTGATGACGCCGTCACTGCCAAGTTTGTTGCTGGTGAAACGACCATCCCTTATGCGGGGCGGGTTTTTGATGAACAGGAAGTGGTCGCAGCGGTCGATTCGACACTGGATTTCTGGCTGACCCTTGGCCGCGAAGGTGAGAAATTTGAATCCGGGTTGGCGGACTATTTGGGCGTGCGGCGCAGCTTGTTGGTCAACAGCGGCAGCAGTGCAAACTTGGTCGCTTTGTCAGCGCTGACCAGCCATAAACTGCCGAAAGAAAAGCGGATCATGCCCGGCGATGAGGTCATCACCGTTGCCGCCGGATTCCCGACCACCGTCAGCCCCATCATTCAGTGCGGCGCGCGGGCGGTGTTCATTGACGCCGATCCGGTGACGGGCAACCCAGAATGCGAACAGTTGGAATCCGCGTATCGTCCTGGGAAAACCAAAGCCGTCATGTTCGCCCACGCACTGGGCAATCCGTTCGACCTGTCGGCAACGATACAGTTTTGTCGGCAGCACGATTTGTGGCTGATCGAAGACAATTGCGATGCATTGGGATGCGAATACAGTGTTCCCGATGATTCTCCGGTGCAATCAATGGATCCGAAAGCGGTCCGCGATGATTCGGGACGCTTGTCCAAGCCGACCGGCAGTTGGGGCGACCTGTCGACACAAAGCTTCTACCCGCCACACCACCTCACGTTGGGTGAAGGCGGCGCGGTGAATGTGGTCCGCCAACCGGCGTTGAAAGTTTTGGTGGAAAGCTTCCGGGACTGGGGACGCGATTGCTGGTGCCCGTCTGGGAAGGATGACACTTGCAACAAACGCTTCGCTTGGCAACTCGGCGAACTGCCCGAAGGCTATGACCATAAATACATCTATAGCCATCTGGGATACAATCTGAAGCCTTTGGACATCCAGGCCGCGATTGGCGTGCAACAGTTGGCAAAGTTGGACCGCTTTGTGCAAGCGCGCAAAGATAACTGGCAACGTCTGCGTGCCGGTTTGGCGGACCTGGAAGACGTGATCGAATTTTCGCTGCCCACTCATGCGACCCGTTGGAACTCCGATGGCAGCTTTGACTGGGATTCGACCGGATGCCGGACCGAGTGTTCCTGGTTCGGTTTCAAAATGTCGGTCCGTGATGGAGCTCCGTTCGGTCGAACGGACCTGGCCCGACACTTGGATCAAGCCAAGATCGGCAACCGAATGCTGTTCGGCGGGAACTTGGTTCGTCAGCCCGCATTCGTGGCTCTTCGTCGCGATAATCCCGATGCGTTTCGCGTGATCGGTGATTTGACGGGAGCCGATGCGATCATGAACCAGACGGTCTTCATCGGGACGTTTCCGGGACTGACGGGACCAATGATCGACTACATCATCGATAGCATTCAACAGTTCGTGAAATCTGCCCGCCGCCGACCGCTGCGTCAAACGGCTGCCTAA
- the rfbG gene encoding CDP-glucose 4,6-dehydratase: protein MSKDFSGCFGGVFDGQDVLVTGHTGFKGGWLCHWLAQCGARVHGLAMDPDDGHSLFATIQLTKDLAGDHRGNIADRQMVSDLVREIRPRYLFHLAAQPLVRQSYQCPVETFETNVMGTVNVLDALRSAGHRCNVVVVTTDKCYRNREWVHGYREDDPLGGHDPYSASKAGAEIVTSAYRDSFFRNSPIRMASVRAGNVIGGGDWAADRLVPDCIRALTHDEEICVRNRHSTRPWQHVLEPLSGYLHLASRLEMADDAAPLTEAFNFGPPLASNRSVLDLVKELIRYWPGRWRDGTDPNAVHEAALLNLAIDKAHHTLGWTPVWDFQQTVCQTAVWYQTHHAGEDIRAFTTEQIRRYVCDASNAGLCWTGKRAVQRRAAA, encoded by the coding sequence ATGTCCAAAGACTTCTCTGGCTGCTTCGGCGGCGTATTTGATGGCCAAGACGTGTTGGTCACAGGTCACACGGGTTTCAAAGGTGGTTGGCTGTGCCACTGGCTTGCGCAGTGTGGTGCTCGGGTTCACGGTCTTGCCATGGATCCCGACGACGGACACAGCCTGTTTGCAACGATTCAGTTGACCAAGGATTTGGCCGGCGACCACCGAGGAAACATTGCAGATCGCCAAATGGTGTCGGATCTGGTGCGTGAGATTCGGCCGAGATACCTGTTTCATTTGGCTGCGCAGCCGTTGGTCCGCCAGTCGTATCAATGTCCGGTCGAAACATTCGAAACCAATGTGATGGGGACCGTGAACGTTTTGGATGCGCTTCGTTCGGCCGGTCATCGCTGCAATGTCGTGGTGGTCACCACGGACAAGTGCTATCGCAATCGCGAATGGGTGCACGGGTATCGTGAAGACGATCCGTTGGGCGGCCATGACCCCTATAGTGCCAGTAAGGCTGGGGCTGAAATCGTCACGTCGGCCTATCGGGACTCCTTTTTCCGAAACAGCCCGATTCGAATGGCGTCGGTCCGTGCCGGCAATGTCATCGGCGGCGGTGACTGGGCGGCCGATCGCTTGGTGCCCGATTGCATTCGGGCGCTGACGCATGACGAGGAAATCTGTGTCCGGAATCGTCACAGCACTCGCCCGTGGCAACACGTTTTGGAACCCTTGTCCGGATATCTACATTTGGCCAGCCGATTGGAGATGGCCGATGATGCTGCCCCACTTACCGAAGCGTTCAATTTTGGGCCTCCGCTGGCCAGCAACCGTTCCGTTTTGGATTTGGTTAAAGAGCTGATCCGTTATTGGCCCGGACGCTGGCGTGACGGAACGGATCCGAACGCCGTTCACGAAGCGGCACTGTTGAACTTGGCGATCGACAAAGCACACCACACGCTCGGCTGGACTCCCGTTTGGGACTTTCAACAGACGGTTTGCCAAACCGCCGTGTGGTATCAGACGCATCATGCGGGCGAAGACATTCGTGCGTTCACGACGGAACAAATCCGACGTTACGTCTGCGATGCGTCCAATGCCGGCCTGTGCTGGACAGGCAAGCGGGCAGTTCAACGTCGCGCTGCGGCATGA
- a CDS encoding NAD-dependent epimerase/dehydratase family protein: MHLFVTGATGFVGSHFVQQAVIRGHQVTGVRRSADRGCRIELTHQPRWLDRCLSELTPEDFTDVDVVVHLAAHSTNPPYDTLQQCLYWNVMVSLDALGKAVTAGVDRFVVTGSCFEYGRSGERYEHIPVDAPLEPTATYPTSKATASVALRSFAATTKTRVSVHRLFQVYGEGEAEGRLWPSLRKAALEGEDFAMTKGEQIRDFIAVQDVAKRLLDACESGATESGVASYHNLGSGHPQSILEFSRHWWKHWGATGKLIPGAIAYRENEVMRYVGCIDQPKTGS; the protein is encoded by the coding sequence ATGCATCTATTCGTCACAGGCGCGACGGGATTCGTCGGCTCTCACTTCGTCCAGCAGGCGGTCATCCGTGGCCATCAGGTGACCGGCGTTCGCCGATCCGCCGACCGTGGGTGCAGGATTGAATTGACCCATCAACCGAGATGGCTGGATCGATGTTTGTCCGAACTGACTCCGGAAGACTTCACGGACGTGGATGTTGTGGTCCACCTGGCGGCGCATTCGACCAATCCGCCGTACGATACATTGCAGCAGTGCTTGTATTGGAACGTCATGGTATCGCTTGACGCCCTTGGCAAGGCGGTGACCGCCGGCGTCGACCGATTCGTCGTTACCGGATCGTGCTTTGAATACGGGCGATCAGGCGAACGATACGAACATATTCCGGTGGACGCGCCGCTGGAGCCGACGGCAACGTACCCGACGTCTAAAGCGACAGCATCGGTCGCCCTCCGCAGCTTTGCCGCAACGACCAAAACCCGAGTTTCGGTTCATCGACTGTTTCAGGTGTACGGCGAGGGGGAAGCGGAGGGGCGGCTCTGGCCGTCGCTTCGAAAAGCAGCATTGGAGGGCGAAGATTTCGCCATGACCAAGGGCGAGCAGATCCGCGACTTCATTGCGGTGCAAGACGTCGCGAAAAGGCTGTTGGATGCTTGCGAATCCGGAGCTACTGAATCGGGAGTCGCGTCGTATCACAACTTGGGATCAGGCCATCCCCAATCCATCCTGGAATTCAGCCGTCATTGGTGGAAACATTGGGGGGCAACCGGAAAACTGATTCCCGGTGCCATTGCCTACCGTGAAAACGAGGTCATGCGTTACGTCGGATGCATCGACCAACCGAAAACCGGTTCTTAG
- the rfbF gene encoding glucose-1-phosphate cytidylyltransferase, translating into MKAVILAGGLGTRLSEETSVRPKPMVEIGGHPILWHVMKIYAKHGITDFVICAGYKGDSIKRYFAEYFMRNANVTFDLAANRVTYHDGQGEPWKVTVVDTGRDTMTGGRLKRVASFLDDETFCMTYGDGVGNVDIGESIRMHRRCRRDATLTAVQPPGRFGALRFDAQDADRIGCFREKPVGDDAWINGGFFVLEPSVIDRIDGDSCIWEQAPLRGLADDGQLTAFRHPGFWRPMDTLRDKMELEKLCQQGTPPWFQAPSTPLRIAA; encoded by the coding sequence ATGAAAGCAGTCATACTGGCCGGTGGACTCGGGACACGGCTGAGCGAAGAAACGTCGGTTCGACCCAAACCGATGGTCGAGATCGGAGGGCATCCAATCCTTTGGCATGTGATGAAGATCTATGCCAAACATGGAATCACCGATTTCGTGATTTGCGCGGGATACAAAGGCGATTCGATCAAACGCTATTTCGCGGAATACTTCATGCGGAATGCGAACGTGACGTTTGATCTGGCTGCCAACCGGGTGACTTACCATGACGGCCAAGGTGAACCATGGAAAGTCACCGTCGTCGACACCGGACGTGACACGATGACAGGAGGACGCTTGAAACGAGTTGCGTCTTTTCTGGACGATGAAACGTTCTGTATGACGTACGGCGACGGCGTGGGGAACGTCGACATCGGCGAAAGTATTCGTATGCATCGCCGGTGTCGCCGCGACGCAACGCTAACGGCCGTGCAGCCCCCCGGTCGCTTCGGCGCCCTTCGCTTTGATGCCCAAGACGCCGACCGCATCGGCTGCTTTCGCGAAAAACCGGTCGGTGATGACGCTTGGATCAACGGCGGCTTTTTCGTGCTGGAACCTTCGGTCATTGATCGCATCGATGGCGATTCGTGCATTTGGGAACAAGCCCCACTGCGAGGCCTGGCGGACGACGGCCAGTTGACCGCTTTTCGGCATCCAGGGTTTTGGCGTCCCATGGATACCTTGCGCGACAAAATGGAACTGGAGAAACTCTGCCAGCAGGGGACCCCTCCTTGGTTCCAAGCTCCGTCGACTCCTCTCCGCATCGCCGCATAA
- a CDS encoding glycosyltransferase family 8 protein — protein sequence MNVANETIHVAFAVDGSFASLSCVAVESAIRHCQRDVHVHVLHDPEADRCFGPLRRVLKRLETEHTFHPIDPSCFAGLPVTDHVSLATYYRLAIARLIDEAVPRVIYLDADLIVRDCLSLLADVPPHPSGIAAVPEPSDSSQRLGMTPETPYLNAGVLVMDLDTWRNNGVTETLFDIAEKHRDQLRFWDQDVLALYLQGQWQPLDRRWNCNHRCFFGQHRLSLPDDPAIVHFSGSGLKPWSPNVVHPYADEFWQIADRLRRDGVRIDRPGKKNWWRRRMEKLGIRRRAA from the coding sequence ATGAACGTCGCCAACGAAACGATTCATGTCGCGTTCGCGGTCGACGGTTCTTTCGCGTCTTTGTCGTGCGTGGCCGTCGAATCGGCTATTCGGCATTGTCAGCGCGACGTGCATGTGCATGTGCTGCACGATCCGGAAGCCGATCGCTGCTTCGGACCGCTGCGGCGCGTCCTGAAACGGCTGGAAACCGAGCATACATTTCATCCGATCGATCCGTCCTGTTTCGCCGGGCTGCCCGTCACCGACCATGTCAGCTTGGCCACGTACTATCGCCTGGCGATCGCTCGTTTGATCGACGAAGCGGTGCCACGAGTTATCTACCTGGACGCGGATCTGATTGTGCGAGACTGTCTCTCTCTTCTTGCCGATGTTCCCCCGCATCCGTCCGGAATCGCCGCCGTGCCGGAACCGAGTGATTCGTCGCAGCGGTTGGGCATGACGCCGGAGACACCCTATTTGAATGCCGGGGTGTTGGTAATGGACTTGGATACTTGGCGAAACAACGGGGTCACTGAAACCCTGTTCGACATTGCCGAGAAGCACCGTGACCAGTTGCGATTCTGGGACCAGGACGTTTTAGCGCTTTATCTGCAAGGACAATGGCAGCCGCTGGACCGGAGGTGGAATTGCAACCACCGCTGCTTTTTCGGTCAGCATCGGCTCAGTCTGCCCGACGATCCCGCGATTGTCCATTTCAGTGGTTCGGGACTGAAGCCCTGGAGCCCCAATGTCGTTCATCCCTATGCGGATGAATTCTGGCAGATCGCCGATCGGCTGCGACGCGACGGTGTGCGGATCGACCGACCGGGCAAAAAGAACTGGTGGCGGCGACGAATGGAAAAGCTGGGGATCCGGCGACGAGCGGCCTGA
- a CDS encoding cupin domain-containing protein, whose protein sequence is MCRLSALIREHTARPALASDRPPSVPVARPTVSSALKSPAPPTEPRRAEVVHLPDLPGIDCPCGVARRAFAEHDDFPGTVHLTRIDHAARTHYHRHHTEIYVVLECDPDAAIELDGTPHPVRPHTSILIPPGVRHRAVGRLTVLIVCSPEFDPEDEFFD, encoded by the coding sequence ATGTGCCGATTGTCCGCGTTGATCCGGGAACACACGGCCCGGCCGGCGTTGGCCTCCGATCGTCCGCCTTCGGTTCCTGTCGCCCGACCCACGGTTTCATCCGCCTTGAAATCGCCCGCCCCCCCAACCGAGCCCCGACGGGCCGAAGTCGTCCACCTGCCGGACCTGCCCGGAATTGATTGCCCCTGCGGCGTCGCCCGGCGGGCATTCGCCGAACATGACGATTTCCCTGGCACCGTCCACCTGACCCGCATCGACCACGCCGCCCGCACACATTACCACCGGCATCACACCGAGATTTACGTCGTCCTGGAATGTGACCCCGACGCCGCGATTGAACTGGACGGCACCCCGCATCCGGTTCGCCCCCACACCTCCATCCTGATCCCTCCCGGGGTTCGCCATCGCGCCGTCGGCCGCCTGACGGTGCTGATCGTTTGCAGCCCCGAATTTGACCCCGAAGACGAGTTTTTCGATTGA
- the rfbC gene encoding dTDP-4-dehydrorhamnose 3,5-epimerase: MEFTELSLPGVYLIDGFQHMDQRGEFVKTFHHPLFEQRGLSFKVREEFFSISGKHVLRGMHFQLPPHDHHKLVYCIAGRVLDVVLDLRMGSEHYGKHLSVELSGKRRQMLWIPKGLAHGFLSLADDSCLIYKTDREHHPESDAGIRWDSFGMSWPCDESSVSLSPRDQMHPTLHEFSSPF; this comes from the coding sequence ATGGAATTCACCGAGTTGTCCCTGCCAGGCGTCTACCTGATCGATGGTTTCCAGCACATGGACCAACGTGGCGAATTCGTCAAAACCTTTCACCACCCGTTATTCGAACAGCGGGGTTTGTCATTCAAGGTGCGTGAAGAGTTTTTCTCGATCTCGGGAAAGCACGTTCTGCGTGGGATGCATTTCCAGTTGCCTCCCCATGATCACCACAAGCTTGTCTATTGCATTGCGGGACGTGTCTTGGATGTCGTTTTAGACCTGCGCATGGGTTCAGAGCACTATGGTAAGCACCTGTCGGTTGAACTATCTGGCAAGCGCCGACAAATGTTGTGGATTCCCAAGGGACTGGCGCACGGATTTTTGTCGCTTGCAGACGACAGCTGCCTGATCTACAAGACCGACCGCGAGCATCATCCAGAATCTGATGCAGGGATTCGCTGGGACAGTTTTGGCATGTCTTGGCCGTGCGACGAATCATCGGTCTCTCTTTCTCCACGGGACCAAATGCATCCAACATTGCACGAATTTTCCAGTCCTTTTTAG